The proteins below are encoded in one region of Hordeum vulgare subsp. vulgare chromosome 3H, MorexV3_pseudomolecules_assembly, whole genome shotgun sequence:
- the LOC123441716 gene encoding protein DETOXIFICATION 44, chloroplastic-like: MQIGGVTGLALAATLFLGFGYLTLLFTDDPSVLDIAQSGVWFVTITQPINAIAFVFDGLYYGVSDFDYAAYSTLFAGVVSSAFLLVVAPSFGLGGVWAGLTLFMGLRAIAGFWRFYICYD; the protein is encoded by the exons ATGCAG ATTGGAGGTGTCACTGGTCTTGCACTTGCTGCGACCTTGTTCCTTGGGTTTGGATATTTGACCTTGCTATTTACAGATGATCCATCAGTTCTAGATATTGCGCAGTCTGGAGTCTGG TTTGTCACTATTACTCAGCCAATAAATGCTATTGCTTTTGTGTTTGATGGGCTCTACTACGGTGTTTCTGACTTCGACTATGCCGCATACTCCACG CTTTTTGCCGGGGTCGTCTCCTCAGCCTTCCTCCTTGTCGTTGCTCCCAGCTTTGGTCTTGGTGGTGTATGGGCTGGTCTTACTCTTTTTATGGGTCTGCGAGCAATTGCCGGGTTCTGGAG GTTTTATATTTGTTATGACTGA